Proteins from a single region of Streptomyces sp. Tu 3180:
- a CDS encoding SDR family oxidoreductase produces MSTSNEIRIYRDATAVITGAASGIGRALAEELVARGCEVVLADLQIEQAEEVAAALRKTGGKATAAWLDVTDHAKFEQLVKDTVARTGRLDYLFNNAGITHGMGAGARHYRIEDWRRMIDVNLVGVVNGVQAAYNLMIDQGFGHIVNTASLAGLVPSAGTTSYVTTKHAVVGLSHNLRIEGAQLGVRVSVLCPGVVRTPLIEGGVYGRRVEGVTREMTRNMWEEQKPISAEEFAGKSLDAVARNKGIIVVPAAWKLFWWLFRLSPSLCVNIATKKFRDLGGSEKSGG; encoded by the coding sequence ATGTCGACGTCGAACGAGATCAGAATCTATCGGGACGCCACCGCGGTCATCACGGGTGCCGCGTCGGGGATCGGCCGTGCGCTGGCCGAGGAACTCGTGGCCCGTGGCTGCGAGGTGGTGCTGGCCGACCTCCAGATCGAGCAGGCGGAGGAGGTGGCCGCCGCTCTTCGGAAAACCGGTGGGAAGGCGACCGCCGCCTGGCTCGACGTCACCGACCACGCGAAGTTCGAACAGCTCGTCAAGGACACCGTCGCGCGGACCGGACGTCTGGACTACCTGTTCAACAACGCCGGCATCACCCACGGCATGGGTGCGGGCGCCCGGCACTATCGCATCGAGGACTGGCGGCGCATGATCGACGTCAACCTCGTCGGTGTCGTCAACGGCGTTCAGGCCGCCTACAACCTGATGATCGACCAGGGGTTCGGGCACATCGTGAACACCGCGTCCCTGGCGGGGCTGGTCCCGAGTGCGGGGACGACCTCGTACGTCACCACCAAGCACGCCGTGGTCGGGCTCTCGCACAATCTGCGCATCGAGGGGGCACAGCTCGGGGTGCGTGTGAGCGTGCTGTGCCCGGGCGTCGTCCGGACCCCCCTCATCGAGGGAGGAGTGTACGGCCGCCGCGTCGAGGGCGTGACCCGTGAGATGACGCGGAACATGTGGGAAGAGCAGAAGCCGATCTCGGCGGAGGAATTCGCCGGGAAGTCGCTCGACGCGGTCGCCCGGAACAAGGGGATCATCGTGGTTCCCGCGGCCTGGAAGCTGTTCTGGTGGCTCTTCAGACTGTCGCCGTCCCTCTGCGTGAACATCGCGACCAAGAAGTTCCGGGACCTGGGGGGGAGTGAGAAATCCGGCGGCTGA
- a CDS encoding SDR family NAD(P)-dependent oxidoreductase, which yields MSSVSPSLSTEAVHSSAVADCFYSTAWVEAEGPSGVSRPGPRLLLSDADVDADLPGGWVNRAVRASDSLGDVLAEQAWSCVAVLSDGREADVPAGLRVLQACSQGVLSSPSRVVFLPAPGAADDAGLWGLARTARLERPDLAVHCIEAPREQLSRALTLSRSDRLEEDYRFTRTGVLEVPRLRRHFVGDEGFAARPDATYVVSGGSGALGLVAAEFLAHRGARHVVLLSRSARPGSPVPPAVAELRRSARVEWMTCDVSDPRSVRRARDAIAKAGMPAVAGVVHAAGVLADGMLAHQSEQKLRQAYGAKVDGAKNLRSVFAPPDFLVLFSSAASLFGAAGQASHAAANATLDALAESWSLRGEPVLSIQWGAWSDAGIAVRHGAVERARTAGFGAIGNDLGATALNRLLAGPERGVVCVSPLDWDTLSLRSRFVSRFTTRQRTDAPAPPPALGDVEQVVRTAARAAVGRHVEDDTSLADSGLDSLGSVLLRNRIASDLEVVLPPAFAVESADVRSLVGYIFEQLRSRSSEGAATRHEPASRKPASRTRTAAQPPASPRLPVLVIGAGLGGLGFARRLERLGVAAMILEKRDRVGGVWSSLANADSKVQIDSPAYSFDSASPAVHGDHRWRAVFPGRDEVLQQSNSVASELKAPIHFNCEVVSVRKVREQEYEAVYLQRGVTKSVRVSGVAALTGGLHLPVRHRFRDEHLFAGHVGLGVADDTPPEKFKNASVAIVGHGAFALENMRTALENGARHVTIICRRRNLVVSTLCNWLINSSEGATPLDDVVDIMRPFYDLCGIDIASLPSLSREADGSFVLDQSTVPAASDVYFLAQALGKVTVMESEIDHVSARSVVTESGTEVEADVLVKCLGSHTDRSVLTKIFGEDSRVEGLWIDGDPNLFTYNDGAQIPRKAKSLLCSSYVFFLQAFAEAYLHFRDNPAELKALFGRIAVESSEKSSSERLLVELWDFIERAKKNVASRTAELCPFDRFQKEREAEWRAYSAMMGGTEDEGEGLWSVMSPTVSLLHRRDPAFPVERRVQHDGFGPMSIFVPRRHRVLFLPGRGTDGRLSRAMLKKAGWTRREDLEFVIPDAPYAMPAFTGVEQLNIRGLDSLAEEGLYDLTGTYREWKAGFSELWDQYHDTPAGLAPADADAEESLNSALQYLRAVAEEHGPFAGVAGFGEGAAMASAALHRQARGREVGLGDVRFFIAMSAWRSPAHERAGIFEKPRPLDVPVLQTLGEREAEVFQAAAPVFGRDFRQVFEHRHLGKHAYPSLTRGLDHKLNRLLHAAFSPDLP from the coding sequence ATGAGCAGTGTGTCCCCGAGCCTTTCCACGGAAGCCGTGCACTCGTCCGCGGTTGCCGACTGTTTCTATTCGACGGCATGGGTCGAGGCGGAGGGGCCCTCAGGGGTTTCGCGGCCAGGTCCCCGTCTGCTGTTGTCGGATGCGGACGTCGATGCCGATCTGCCGGGCGGGTGGGTCAACCGCGCGGTGCGCGCCTCGGATTCGCTCGGCGACGTGCTCGCCGAGCAGGCCTGGAGCTGCGTGGCGGTCCTGAGCGACGGACGAGAAGCTGATGTGCCGGCGGGGCTGCGCGTGCTGCAAGCCTGTTCACAGGGGGTGCTTTCCTCCCCGTCCAGGGTGGTGTTCCTGCCGGCGCCGGGTGCGGCCGACGACGCGGGATTGTGGGGGCTGGCCCGGACTGCCCGGCTGGAGCGGCCCGACCTGGCGGTTCACTGCATCGAGGCACCCAGGGAGCAGCTTTCCCGGGCGTTGACACTGAGCCGGAGCGACCGTCTGGAGGAGGACTACCGGTTCACCAGGACCGGCGTCCTCGAAGTCCCGAGACTGCGACGGCACTTCGTCGGCGATGAAGGGTTCGCCGCCCGGCCGGATGCGACGTACGTGGTGAGCGGCGGGTCGGGAGCTCTGGGGCTGGTGGCGGCCGAGTTCTTGGCTCACCGGGGGGCGCGGCACGTAGTGCTGCTGTCCCGGTCGGCGCGCCCGGGATCTCCGGTGCCGCCCGCGGTCGCCGAACTGCGTCGGTCGGCGCGGGTCGAGTGGATGACCTGTGACGTGAGCGACCCGCGGAGTGTTCGTCGGGCGCGGGACGCCATCGCGAAGGCCGGTATGCCGGCGGTGGCGGGCGTCGTCCACGCCGCAGGCGTCCTGGCCGACGGCATGCTGGCGCACCAGTCGGAACAGAAGCTGAGGCAGGCTTACGGGGCCAAGGTCGACGGCGCGAAGAATCTTCGGAGCGTCTTCGCCCCGCCGGACTTCCTGGTGCTGTTCTCCTCGGCCGCCTCCCTCTTCGGGGCCGCCGGGCAGGCGAGCCATGCCGCGGCGAACGCGACGCTGGACGCGTTGGCCGAGTCCTGGTCGCTGCGGGGTGAGCCCGTTCTCTCCATCCAGTGGGGTGCGTGGTCCGACGCCGGCATCGCGGTGCGACACGGAGCGGTCGAACGCGCGAGGACCGCGGGCTTCGGAGCGATCGGCAACGATCTCGGGGCCACGGCGCTGAACCGGCTGCTCGCCGGGCCCGAGCGGGGAGTGGTCTGCGTCTCCCCGCTGGATTGGGACACGCTGTCGCTGAGGAGCCGTTTCGTTTCACGCTTCACCACCCGGCAGCGAACGGATGCGCCGGCGCCGCCGCCGGCGCTGGGCGACGTGGAACAGGTCGTACGCACGGCGGCCCGGGCAGCGGTGGGACGGCATGTCGAGGACGACACCTCATTGGCCGACTCCGGCCTGGACTCGTTGGGAAGCGTATTGCTGCGAAACAGGATCGCGTCCGACCTGGAAGTCGTGCTGCCTCCGGCATTCGCCGTGGAGTCCGCAGATGTGCGCTCTCTGGTGGGGTACATCTTCGAGCAGCTACGAAGTCGATCGAGCGAGGGTGCGGCTACCCGGCACGAGCCCGCGTCACGGAAGCCCGCGAGCCGGACGCGCACTGCTGCGCAGCCGCCCGCTTCACCGCGTCTGCCGGTCCTGGTCATAGGGGCAGGCCTGGGCGGTCTCGGATTCGCTCGACGACTGGAGAGGCTGGGCGTTGCGGCGATGATCCTGGAGAAGCGGGACCGTGTGGGCGGCGTATGGAGCTCACTTGCCAATGCGGATTCCAAAGTTCAAATCGATTCCCCAGCGTACAGTTTCGACAGCGCATCACCCGCGGTGCACGGCGACCATCGGTGGCGGGCGGTGTTCCCGGGCAGGGACGAGGTCCTCCAGCAGTCGAACTCCGTGGCGTCCGAACTGAAGGCACCGATTCACTTCAACTGTGAAGTGGTTTCCGTCAGGAAGGTGCGAGAGCAGGAATACGAGGCCGTATACCTCCAGCGCGGAGTCACCAAGTCCGTCCGCGTCTCAGGTGTCGCGGCTCTTACGGGCGGGCTCCACCTGCCCGTGCGGCACCGGTTTCGTGACGAGCACCTCTTTGCGGGGCATGTCGGACTGGGGGTCGCCGATGACACGCCGCCGGAAAAGTTCAAGAACGCATCGGTGGCGATTGTCGGACACGGTGCTTTCGCCCTGGAGAACATGCGCACCGCCCTGGAGAACGGTGCGCGGCATGTGACGATCATCTGCCGACGGCGGAACCTGGTCGTGTCCACTCTCTGCAACTGGCTGATCAACTCAAGCGAGGGAGCGACACCGCTCGATGACGTCGTCGACATCATGCGCCCGTTCTACGACCTCTGCGGCATCGACATAGCATCCCTTCCCTCGCTCTCCCGGGAGGCGGACGGAAGTTTCGTGCTGGATCAGTCGACGGTTCCGGCGGCCTCGGACGTCTACTTCCTGGCGCAGGCGCTCGGGAAGGTGACCGTCATGGAGAGCGAGATCGATCACGTGTCGGCCCGTTCGGTCGTCACGGAGAGCGGGACGGAGGTGGAGGCCGACGTGCTGGTCAAGTGCCTGGGATCGCACACGGACCGGAGCGTCCTGACGAAGATCTTCGGCGAGGACAGCAGAGTCGAAGGGCTCTGGATCGACGGGGACCCCAATCTGTTCACCTACAACGACGGCGCGCAGATCCCCCGAAAGGCGAAATCCCTGCTCTGCTCGAGTTACGTGTTCTTCCTGCAGGCATTCGCTGAAGCTTACCTGCATTTCCGGGACAACCCTGCGGAGCTGAAAGCGCTGTTCGGCAGGATCGCTGTGGAGTCGTCGGAAAAGTCGTCCTCCGAACGACTGCTCGTAGAGTTGTGGGATTTCATCGAGCGCGCGAAGAAGAATGTCGCATCGCGAACTGCCGAGCTCTGCCCGTTCGACCGCTTCCAAAAGGAGCGGGAAGCGGAGTGGCGGGCGTACTCCGCGATGATGGGCGGAACGGAAGACGAGGGGGAGGGGCTTTGGAGCGTGATGTCCCCGACCGTGTCGCTGCTTCACCGGCGGGATCCCGCGTTCCCCGTGGAGCGACGTGTCCAGCATGACGGCTTCGGCCCGATGAGCATCTTCGTGCCGCGACGACACCGGGTGCTGTTCCTGCCGGGCCGGGGGACCGACGGACGTCTTTCCCGGGCCATGCTGAAAAAGGCCGGTTGGACCAGGCGAGAAGATCTGGAGTTCGTCATTCCCGACGCTCCCTACGCGATGCCGGCGTTCACCGGTGTGGAGCAACTGAACATCCGGGGCCTGGACTCCTTGGCCGAGGAGGGTCTCTACGACCTGACGGGAACCTATCGGGAGTGGAAGGCGGGCTTCTCGGAACTGTGGGACCAGTACCACGACACTCCGGCCGGCCTGGCACCTGCTGATGCCGATGCCGAGGAGTCCTTGAACTCGGCCCTCCAGTACCTCAGGGCGGTCGCGGAAGAGCATGGGCCGTTCGCCGGTGTCGCTGGATTCGGCGAAGGCGCTGCGATGGCTTCGGCCGCTCTCCACCGTCAGGCTCGGGGGCGTGAGGTGGGACTGGGCGACGTACGCTTCTTCATCGCGATGTCCGCATGGCGGTCACCTGCCCATGAGCGGGCTGGGATATTCGAGAAGCCCCGGCCCCTTGATGTTCCCGTGCTCCAGACGCTGGGTGAGAGAGAAGCGGAGGTGTTCCAGGCTGCTGCTCCGGTCTTCGGCCGGGACTTTCGCCAGGTGTTCGAACACAGGCATCTGGGAAAGCACGCCTACCCTTCGCTCACGCGTGGTCTCGATCACAAGCTGAACCGCCTGCTTCATGCCGCATTCAGCCCCGATCTTCCGTGA